A part of Arachis hypogaea cultivar Tifrunner chromosome 12, arahy.Tifrunner.gnm2.J5K5, whole genome shotgun sequence genomic DNA contains:
- the LOC112726380 gene encoding basic endochitinase: protein MENKPSHFSALLFLLISLVLFSTANCGIVTYWGQGIQDEGTLTEACNSGLYETVIIAFLSEFGNSKSPKLNLAGHCNTVPNCPKVGKGIKHCHKKKVKVLLSIGGAVEGYGLSSAADANQLADYLWNNFLGGHSSSRPFGDAILDGIDFDIEGNSEHPENYAVLAMKLREHMDKNTWKKFYLSAAPQCPFPDHNQNPALSKVHFDLVFIQFYNNPDCQVGSKASNHFRRSWNKWTKTIKAHKFYVGLLATPDAGTGYVTPEAVLNEVLPFVKRSPKYGGVMLWNRESDKTSGFSAKIHDSVNK from the exons aTGGAGAATAAACCATCACACTTTTCAGCTCTCTTATTCCTTCTAATTTCCCTTGTGTTATTTTCCACTGCAAATTGTGGCATTGTTACTTATTGGGGCCAAGGTATCCAAGATGAAGGAACATTAACAGAAGCATGTAACTCAGGACTTTATGAAACTGTTATCATAGCATTCCTAAGTGAATTTGGGAATTCCAAAAGTCCAAAATTGAATCTAGCAGGTCACTGTAACACTGTTCCTAATTGCCCAAAAGTTGGCAAAGGCATAAAACATTGCCATAAGAAAAAGGTCAAAGTCTTGCTCTCAATTGGAGGTGCTGTTGAAGGCTATGGATTATCATCTGCTGCTGATGCCAACCAATTAGCAGATTACTTATGGAATAACTTCTTGGGGGGACACTCAAGCTCAAG GCCATTTGGTGATGCTATATTGGATGGAATTGACTTTGACATAGAAGGTAATAGTGAACATCCAGAAAACTATGCAGTGCTAGCTATGAAGCTAAGAGAACACATGGACAAGAACACATGGAAAAAGTTCTACCTAAGTGCTGCACCACAGTGTCCATTCCCTGATCATAACCAAAATCCAGCACTCTCCAAAGTTCATTTCGACCTTGTCTTCATTCAGTTCTACAACAACCCTGATTGCCAAGTTGGCTCAAAGGCCTCAAACCACTTCCGAAGAAGCTGGAATAAGTGGACTAAAACCATAAAAGCTCACAAGTTCTATGTTGGCCTCCTCGCCACGCCGGATGCTGGCACCGGCTACGTGACGCCGGAGGCCGTCTTAAATGAAGTTTTGCCTTTTGTCAAGAGATCGCCCAAGTATGGAGGAGTCATGCTGTGGAACAGAGAATCGGACAAAACAAGCGGATTTAGTGCCAAAATACATGATagtgttaataaataa
- the LOC112726379 gene encoding uncharacterized protein isoform X2 gives MGSLESGIPLKKGSLFGNNQANSRKEKHPLFLRFRSSFSRLLFKKFDYVQWICTVVVFLCLVVVFQMFLPGSVVEKSEDNLMRDVKNLHHNHKDLDSFALDIGGDDAVFVPKILERFRRGGGDGREMNLLNQTVRHFGWRKPQLALVFGELLVDSQQLLMLTIGAALVEIGYEIQVFSLKDGPARFAWINLRVPVTVIQKCDKSYNAMDWLNFNGIIVSSLEAKHAFSCFLQEPFKSLPLLWVVHENALAYRSRQYVANGQTELLNDWSRVFNRSTVVAFPNYVLPMIYSTFDAGNFYVIPGSPAESIDVDAYMSLQKDDLRIKLGYGSEDVIIAIVGSQLMYKGMWLGHAIVLEALLPLLSDFPLSKDNSSAQLRLIVHSMELSSNYSVALETMASSLKYPRGIIEHIAGDSNVDSVLGTSDVVIYGSFLEEQSFPEILVKAMCFEKPIIAPDIPMIRKYVDDRVNGYLFPLDNSKVLRQIMLEVISKGKVSPMARNIASIGRRAGKNLMVSEAIEGYATLLQNILRLPSEVAPPKAVSEISPSVKEQWQWHLFEALPNLTYQNRTLISNTFLDRYEEQWNHSQKNRSISAVAANDLFVYSIWEEERNMQMALMKKRREDEELKDRTEQSHGTWEDVYKSAKKADRLKNDLHEREEGELERTGQPLCIYEPYFGEGSWPFLHKKSLYRGVGLSKGRRPGKDDIEAPSRLPLLNNGYYRDILGEHGAFFAIANRIDRIHKNAWIGFQSWRATARKASLSKTAENALLDAIQSKRYGDALYFWVRMDTDPRNPLKKDFWSFCDAINAGNCKFTFSEAMRRMYGLKDDMESLPPMPEDGDTWSVMHSWALPTRSFLEFVMFSRMFVDALDSQMYDEHHLTGRCPLSLSKDKHCYSRLLELLVNVWAYHSARRMVFVNPETGQMLEQHKFKSRRGQMWIKWFSYSTLKSMDEDLAELSESEDPSRHWLWPSTGEVFWQGVLERERNLRHKEKEKRKQKSIEKLNRMRRRKRQQVIGKYVKPPPEWEEENSNSTMLGVEAT, from the exons ATGGGTTCTTTAGAATCCGGAATCCCATTGAAGAAAGGGAGCTTGTTCGGTAACAATCAAGCAAACAGTAGAAAAGAGAAGCACCCTTTATTCTTGAGGTTCAGATCGAGCTTCTCAAGGTTGCTTTTCAAGAAGTTTGATTACGTGCAATGGATTTGCACAGTGGTGGTGTTTCTGTGCCTTGTGGTTGTGTTTCAGATGTTCCTTCCTGGCTCTGTGGTGGAAAAATCAGAGGACAATTTGATGAGGGATGTGAAGAATCTGCATCACAATCATAAGGACTTAGATAGTTTTGCATTGGACATTGGTGGAGATGATGCTGTTTTTGTGCCAAAGATTTTGGAGAGGTTTAGAAGAGGTGGTGGTGATGGTAGGGAAATGAATCTGCTCAACCAAACGGTGCGGCATTTCGGGTGGCGAAAGCCACAGCTGGCACTG GTATTTGGAGAACTATTGGTGGATTCACAGCAATTGCTTATGTTAACAATTGGAGCTGCTTTGGTGGAGATTGGTTATGAAATTCAG GTATTTTCACTTAAAGATGGGCCAGCACGCTTTGCATGGATAAATTTAAGAGTTCCAGTTACTGTCATTCAAAAATGTGACAAGTCATATAATGCTATGGACTGGCTAAA CTTTAATGGCATAATTGTGAGCTCTCTTGAAGCCAAGCATGCCTTTTCTTG TTTTTTGCAGGAGCCTTTCAAGTCGTTGCCTCTTTTATGGGTCGTTCATGAAAATGCACTTGCTTATCGGTCAAGGCAATATGTTGCTAATGGGCAAACTGAACTATTGAATGATTGGAGCAGAGTTTTCAACCGGTCAACAGTTGTTGCCTTCCCAAACTATGTCTTGCCG ATGATTTACTCCACATTTGATGCTGGGAATTTTTATGTCATTCCCGGTTCACCCGCCGAATCAATAGACGTAGATGCATATATGTCCTTGCAGAAAGATGACTTGCGCATCAAGTTGGGTTATGGCTCAGAAGATGTAATTATTGCAATTGTGGGGAGTCAATTGATGTACAAGGGCATGTGGTTGGGGCATGCCATTGTTTTGGAGGCTTTATTACCTCTTCTTTCGGATTTCCCTTTAAGCAAAGATAATTCAAGTGCGCAACTACGGCTCATTGTTCATAGCATGGAGTTATCAAGCAACTACAGTGTGGCGCTTGAG acCATGGCAAGTAGCTTGAAATATCCAAGAGGCATTATTGAGCACATAGCCGGAGATTCAAATGTTGATTCTGTTCTTGGCACTTCGGATGTTGTGATATATGGTTCTTTCCTTGAAGAGCAATCTTTTCCGGAGATTTTAGTAAAAGCCATGTGCTTTGAGAAACCAATTATCGCTCCTGATATTCCGATGATCAGAAAATAT GTTGATGACAGGGTAAATGGCTATCTTTTCCCTCTGGATAATAGTAAAGTTCTGAGACAAATTATGCTGGAAGTGATCTCGAAAGGGAAAGTATCACCGATGGCTCGTAACATTGCCTCAATTGGAAGAAGGGCAGGAAAGAACCTTATGGTCTCAGAAGCTATTGAGGGATATGCAACTTTACTTCAGAATATTCTCCGGCTTCCGTCAGAGGTTGCTCCTCCTAAGGCCGTTTCGGAAATATCCCCCAGTGTTAAAGAACAATGGCAGTGGCATTTATTTGAGGCACTTCCAAATTTGACTTACCAAAACAGGACATTAATAAGTAACACGTTTTTAGATAGATATGAGGAGCAGTGGAATCATTCTCAAAAAAATAGATCCATTAGTGCAGTTGCAGCTAATGATTTGTTTGTATATAGCATatgggaagaagaaaggaatatgcAGATGGCCCttatgaaaaaaagaagagaggatGAAGAG CTGAAGGATAGAACAGAACAGTCACACGGGACATGGGAGGATGTATATAAAAGTGCTAAGAAGGCTGATAGATTGAAGAATGATTTGCATGAAAGGGAAGAAGGAGAGCTCGAGCGGACAGGACAACCGTTATGCATTTATGAACCTTATTTTGGCGAAGGATCCTGGCCTTTTCTGCATAAAAAATCTCTCTATCGAGGAGTTGGCCTG TCTAAAGGCCGAAGACCTGGGAAAGATGATATTGAAGCACCATCTCGTCTTCCACTACTTAATAACGGTTACTACCGAGACATACTTGGTGAACATGGAGCCTTCTTTGCGATTGCGAACAGGATTGATCGAATACACAAAAATGCTTGGATTGGATTTCAGTCATGGAGAGCAACTGCAAGGAAG GCATCATTGTCCAAAACTGCTGAAAATGCATTATTAGATGCTATCCAATCCAAAAGGTATGGAGATGCACTATATTTCTGGGTGCGCATGGATACAGATCCGCGAAACCCTTTGAAGAAGGACTTTTGGTCATTCTGTGATGCCATTAATGCAGGAAATTGCAA GTTCACCTTCTCGGAAGCCATGAGGCGAATGTATGGGTTAAAAGACGATATGGAGTCTCTGCCGCCGATGCCGGAAGATGGTGACACCTGGTCTGTCATGCACAGCTGGGCTTTACCTACAAGATCTTTTCTAGAATTTGTCATGTTCTCTAG AATGTTTGTTGATGCATTGGATTCACAGATGTATGATGAGCACCATTTGACCGGACGGTGTCCTTTGAGTTTGTCGAAA GACAAGCATTGTTATTCTCGGCTTCTCGAGCTACTCGTGAATGTCTGGGCTTACCATAGTGCACGAAGGATGGTATTCGTGAACCCAGAAACCGGTCAAATGCTGGAACAGCACAAGTTCAAGAGCCGTAGAGGTCAAATGTGGATCAAATGGTTCTCATATAGCACACTCAAGAGCATGGATGAGGACCTAGCCGAGTTATCGGAGTCCGAGGACCCAAGCCGGCATTGGTTGTGGCCGTCTACAGGCGAAGTATTCTGGCAAGGCGTACTAGAGAGGGAGCGAAACTTGCGGCACAAGGAGAAGGAAAAGAGGAAGCAGAAGAGTATAGAAAAGCTAAACAGAATGAGGCGGCGGAAACGGCAACAAGTAATCGGAAAATATGTTAAGCCGCCACCGGAATGGGAGGAGGAGAACTCTAATTCAACTATGCTTGGAGTAGAAGCAACATGA
- the LOC112726378 gene encoding protein ABIL1: MEVERPTTTPLNSAMTFDEASMERSKSFVNALQELKNLRPQLYSAAEYCEKSYLNSEQKQMVLDNLKDYAVRALVNAVDHLGTVACKLTDLLDQQTLDVSTMDLRVSTVTQKLLTCQIYTDKEGLRQQQLLAIIPRHHKHYILPNSVNKKVHFSPHIQIDARQNPFQTRTRFQSSGTPASKTLSWHLASETKSTLKGVSHASPIIETPKFSAKTPEVFQLLDNEESTWMKPSPAQIHLSNGAPASNIGLSLGGTRKDSLEGSRPITPFRSFDNQNRCDTVQVPVRSKSVLSAFFAKQKTPKVKAVSFS, encoded by the exons atggaGGTTGAGCGTCCAACTACAACGCCTCTTAACTCCGCCATGACCTTCGACGAGGCTTCCATGGAGCGCAGCAAGAGCTTCGTCAACGCTTTGCAG GAGCTTAAGAACCTGAGGCCTCAACTTTATTCTGCCGCAGAATACTGTGAAAAATCTTATCTCAATAGTGAACAGAAACAAAT GGTACTTGACAACTTGAAAGATTATGCTGTAAGAGCTCTTGTGAATGCTGTTGATCATCTGGGAACTGTCGCGTGCAAGTTAACCGATCTTCTAGATCAGCAAACGTTGGATGTATCAACTATGGATTTGAGGGTCTCTACTGTAACTCAG AAACTTCTTACATGCCAAATTTACACGGATAAAGAAGGTCTTCGGCAACAGCAATTGTTGGCAATCATTCCCAGACATCACAAGCACTACATTTTACCAA ATTCTGTCAATAAAAAGGTGCATTTCAGTCCACACATACAGATTGATGCAAGACAAAATCCATTTCAAACCAGGACTCGTTTTCAATCTTCAG GTACCCCTGCATCAAAAACTCTTTCATGGCATTTAGCATCAGAGACTAAGTCAACCTTAAAAGGAGTTTCACATGCTTCACCAAT CATCGAGACCCCAAAGTTTTCTGCCAAGACTCCTGAAGTTTTCCAGCTTTTAG ATAATGAAGAGAGTACCTGGATGAAACCATCGCCAGCacaaattcacttatcaaatggAGCTCCTGCTTCTAATATCGGGCTATCTTTGGGTGGCACACGCAAG GATTCATTGGAGGGTTCCAGACCAATTACACCATTCAGGTCATTCGACAACCAAAACCGATGCGACACTGTCCAAGTCCCTGTTCGAAGCAAAAGTGTGCTATCAGCTTTCTTTGCTAAGCAGAAAACGCCAAAAGTGAAGGCCGTTTCTTTCTCATGA
- the LOC112726379 gene encoding uncharacterized protein isoform X1 — protein sequence MGSLESGIPLKKGSLFGNNQANSRKEKHPLFLRFRSSFSRLLFKKFDYVQWICTVVVFLCLVVVFQMFLPGSVVEKSEDNLMRDVKNLHHNHKDLDSFALDIGGDDAVFVPKILERFRRGGGDGREMNLLNQTVRHFGWRKPQLALVFGELLVDSQQLLMLTIGAALVEIGYEIQVFSLKDGPARFAWINLRVPVTVIQKCDKSYNAMDWLNFNGIIVSSLEAKHAFSCCYSFLQEPFKSLPLLWVVHENALAYRSRQYVANGQTELLNDWSRVFNRSTVVAFPNYVLPMIYSTFDAGNFYVIPGSPAESIDVDAYMSLQKDDLRIKLGYGSEDVIIAIVGSQLMYKGMWLGHAIVLEALLPLLSDFPLSKDNSSAQLRLIVHSMELSSNYSVALETMASSLKYPRGIIEHIAGDSNVDSVLGTSDVVIYGSFLEEQSFPEILVKAMCFEKPIIAPDIPMIRKYVDDRVNGYLFPLDNSKVLRQIMLEVISKGKVSPMARNIASIGRRAGKNLMVSEAIEGYATLLQNILRLPSEVAPPKAVSEISPSVKEQWQWHLFEALPNLTYQNRTLISNTFLDRYEEQWNHSQKNRSISAVAANDLFVYSIWEEERNMQMALMKKRREDEELKDRTEQSHGTWEDVYKSAKKADRLKNDLHEREEGELERTGQPLCIYEPYFGEGSWPFLHKKSLYRGVGLSKGRRPGKDDIEAPSRLPLLNNGYYRDILGEHGAFFAIANRIDRIHKNAWIGFQSWRATARKASLSKTAENALLDAIQSKRYGDALYFWVRMDTDPRNPLKKDFWSFCDAINAGNCKFTFSEAMRRMYGLKDDMESLPPMPEDGDTWSVMHSWALPTRSFLEFVMFSRMFVDALDSQMYDEHHLTGRCPLSLSKDKHCYSRLLELLVNVWAYHSARRMVFVNPETGQMLEQHKFKSRRGQMWIKWFSYSTLKSMDEDLAELSESEDPSRHWLWPSTGEVFWQGVLERERNLRHKEKEKRKQKSIEKLNRMRRRKRQQVIGKYVKPPPEWEEENSNSTMLGVEAT from the exons ATGGGTTCTTTAGAATCCGGAATCCCATTGAAGAAAGGGAGCTTGTTCGGTAACAATCAAGCAAACAGTAGAAAAGAGAAGCACCCTTTATTCTTGAGGTTCAGATCGAGCTTCTCAAGGTTGCTTTTCAAGAAGTTTGATTACGTGCAATGGATTTGCACAGTGGTGGTGTTTCTGTGCCTTGTGGTTGTGTTTCAGATGTTCCTTCCTGGCTCTGTGGTGGAAAAATCAGAGGACAATTTGATGAGGGATGTGAAGAATCTGCATCACAATCATAAGGACTTAGATAGTTTTGCATTGGACATTGGTGGAGATGATGCTGTTTTTGTGCCAAAGATTTTGGAGAGGTTTAGAAGAGGTGGTGGTGATGGTAGGGAAATGAATCTGCTCAACCAAACGGTGCGGCATTTCGGGTGGCGAAAGCCACAGCTGGCACTG GTATTTGGAGAACTATTGGTGGATTCACAGCAATTGCTTATGTTAACAATTGGAGCTGCTTTGGTGGAGATTGGTTATGAAATTCAG GTATTTTCACTTAAAGATGGGCCAGCACGCTTTGCATGGATAAATTTAAGAGTTCCAGTTACTGTCATTCAAAAATGTGACAAGTCATATAATGCTATGGACTGGCTAAA CTTTAATGGCATAATTGTGAGCTCTCTTGAAGCCAAGCATGCCTTTTCTTG TTGTTACAGTTTTTTGCAGGAGCCTTTCAAGTCGTTGCCTCTTTTATGGGTCGTTCATGAAAATGCACTTGCTTATCGGTCAAGGCAATATGTTGCTAATGGGCAAACTGAACTATTGAATGATTGGAGCAGAGTTTTCAACCGGTCAACAGTTGTTGCCTTCCCAAACTATGTCTTGCCG ATGATTTACTCCACATTTGATGCTGGGAATTTTTATGTCATTCCCGGTTCACCCGCCGAATCAATAGACGTAGATGCATATATGTCCTTGCAGAAAGATGACTTGCGCATCAAGTTGGGTTATGGCTCAGAAGATGTAATTATTGCAATTGTGGGGAGTCAATTGATGTACAAGGGCATGTGGTTGGGGCATGCCATTGTTTTGGAGGCTTTATTACCTCTTCTTTCGGATTTCCCTTTAAGCAAAGATAATTCAAGTGCGCAACTACGGCTCATTGTTCATAGCATGGAGTTATCAAGCAACTACAGTGTGGCGCTTGAG acCATGGCAAGTAGCTTGAAATATCCAAGAGGCATTATTGAGCACATAGCCGGAGATTCAAATGTTGATTCTGTTCTTGGCACTTCGGATGTTGTGATATATGGTTCTTTCCTTGAAGAGCAATCTTTTCCGGAGATTTTAGTAAAAGCCATGTGCTTTGAGAAACCAATTATCGCTCCTGATATTCCGATGATCAGAAAATAT GTTGATGACAGGGTAAATGGCTATCTTTTCCCTCTGGATAATAGTAAAGTTCTGAGACAAATTATGCTGGAAGTGATCTCGAAAGGGAAAGTATCACCGATGGCTCGTAACATTGCCTCAATTGGAAGAAGGGCAGGAAAGAACCTTATGGTCTCAGAAGCTATTGAGGGATATGCAACTTTACTTCAGAATATTCTCCGGCTTCCGTCAGAGGTTGCTCCTCCTAAGGCCGTTTCGGAAATATCCCCCAGTGTTAAAGAACAATGGCAGTGGCATTTATTTGAGGCACTTCCAAATTTGACTTACCAAAACAGGACATTAATAAGTAACACGTTTTTAGATAGATATGAGGAGCAGTGGAATCATTCTCAAAAAAATAGATCCATTAGTGCAGTTGCAGCTAATGATTTGTTTGTATATAGCATatgggaagaagaaaggaatatgcAGATGGCCCttatgaaaaaaagaagagaggatGAAGAG CTGAAGGATAGAACAGAACAGTCACACGGGACATGGGAGGATGTATATAAAAGTGCTAAGAAGGCTGATAGATTGAAGAATGATTTGCATGAAAGGGAAGAAGGAGAGCTCGAGCGGACAGGACAACCGTTATGCATTTATGAACCTTATTTTGGCGAAGGATCCTGGCCTTTTCTGCATAAAAAATCTCTCTATCGAGGAGTTGGCCTG TCTAAAGGCCGAAGACCTGGGAAAGATGATATTGAAGCACCATCTCGTCTTCCACTACTTAATAACGGTTACTACCGAGACATACTTGGTGAACATGGAGCCTTCTTTGCGATTGCGAACAGGATTGATCGAATACACAAAAATGCTTGGATTGGATTTCAGTCATGGAGAGCAACTGCAAGGAAG GCATCATTGTCCAAAACTGCTGAAAATGCATTATTAGATGCTATCCAATCCAAAAGGTATGGAGATGCACTATATTTCTGGGTGCGCATGGATACAGATCCGCGAAACCCTTTGAAGAAGGACTTTTGGTCATTCTGTGATGCCATTAATGCAGGAAATTGCAA GTTCACCTTCTCGGAAGCCATGAGGCGAATGTATGGGTTAAAAGACGATATGGAGTCTCTGCCGCCGATGCCGGAAGATGGTGACACCTGGTCTGTCATGCACAGCTGGGCTTTACCTACAAGATCTTTTCTAGAATTTGTCATGTTCTCTAG AATGTTTGTTGATGCATTGGATTCACAGATGTATGATGAGCACCATTTGACCGGACGGTGTCCTTTGAGTTTGTCGAAA GACAAGCATTGTTATTCTCGGCTTCTCGAGCTACTCGTGAATGTCTGGGCTTACCATAGTGCACGAAGGATGGTATTCGTGAACCCAGAAACCGGTCAAATGCTGGAACAGCACAAGTTCAAGAGCCGTAGAGGTCAAATGTGGATCAAATGGTTCTCATATAGCACACTCAAGAGCATGGATGAGGACCTAGCCGAGTTATCGGAGTCCGAGGACCCAAGCCGGCATTGGTTGTGGCCGTCTACAGGCGAAGTATTCTGGCAAGGCGTACTAGAGAGGGAGCGAAACTTGCGGCACAAGGAGAAGGAAAAGAGGAAGCAGAAGAGTATAGAAAAGCTAAACAGAATGAGGCGGCGGAAACGGCAACAAGTAATCGGAAAATATGTTAAGCCGCCACCGGAATGGGAGGAGGAGAACTCTAATTCAACTATGCTTGGAGTAGAAGCAACATGA
- the LOC112726382 gene encoding cyclin-dependent kinase F-1-like, protein MDPPSKSWSIHTRSEIIAKYQILERVGAGAYADVYRGRRLSDDLIVALKEIHDYQSAFREIDALQILQGAPNVVVLHEYFWREDEDAVLVLEYLRTDLATVIDDAKKKKNGLPVGEIKRWMMQILCGVDACHRNMIVHRDLKPGNLLIGDDGILKLADFGQARILGEPGFDASEENPQTYEHDGSSLQAGSGNQEQGTVLREEYFRVLDELKTKRSADDIDKDTNIPDGNTSCLATCTTSDIDDDPLKSSFSYEAREDEGEESGCLTSCVGTRWFRAPELLYGSTNYGLEIDLWSLGCIFAELLTLEPLFPGTADIDQLSRIINVLGNLDEKAWPGCSKLPDYGIISFSKVENPPGLEACLPNRSPYEVSLVKKLVCYDPAKRATATELLHDKYFNEEPLPVPVSELHVPLNRKGEDENSPWHDYNYMGSDSDLEDFGPVNITKTGTGFSIQFP, encoded by the exons ATGGATCCTCCATCTAAGAGCTGGAGCATCCACACCAGATCCGAAATAATCGCCAAGTACCAAATCCTGGAGCGCGTTGGCGCCGGAGCTTACGCCGACGTGTACCGCGGCCGACGCCTCTCCGACGATCTAATCGTCGCACTCAAAGAAATCCACGATTACCAGTCCGCGTTTCGCGAAATTGATGCGCTTCAGATTCTCCAGGGTGCTCCAAACGTCGTCGTTTTGCACGAGTACTTTTGGCGCGAAGATGAGGACGCTGTGCTCGTGCTCGAGTACCTAAGGACGGATCTCGCAACCGTTATTGAtgacgcgaagaagaagaagaatggactTCCCGTTGGGGAGATTAAGCGGTGGATGATGCAGATCCTATGCGGTGTTGACGCGTGTCACCGGAACATGATCGTGCATCGGGATTTGAAGCCCGGTAATCTGTTGATCGGAGATGATGGAATTCTCAAGTTGGCAGATTTTGGACAG GCAAGGATACTTGGGGAGCCAGGATTTGATGCTTCTGAGGAGAACCCACAAACTTATGAACATGATGGTTCTTCACTCCAAGCAGGGTCTGGAAATCAAGAGCAGGGAACTGTCCTTCGCGAAGAATATTTTAGAGTCTTGGATGAACTGAAAACAAAGAGATCTGCAGATGACATTGATAAGGATACAAACATTCCTGACGGAAATACCTCCTGTCTTGCAACGTGCACAACAAGTGATATAGATGATGACCCTTTGAAATCCAGCTTTAGCTATGAAGCAAGGGAGGACGAAGGAGAAGAATCGGGTTGTCTCACGTCGTGTGTCGGAACTCGTTGGTTTAGGGCTCCTGAGCTGCTTTATGGATCCACGAACTATGGTTTAGAAATTGATCTATGGTCTTTGGGATGTATATTTGCAGAGCTTTTAACACTGGAGCCCTTATTTCCTGGAACAGCCGATATTGATCAGCTTAGTAGGATTATTAATGTTTTGGGCAACCTCGATGAGAAAGCGTGGCCAGGTTGTTCCAAACTTCCTGATTATGGAATAATCTCATTTAGTAAGGTGGAAAACCCTCCTGGTCTTGAAGCTTGCCTGCCCAATCGCTCCCCCTACGAAGTGTCTCTAGTAAAAAAGCTGGTTTGTTATGATCCGGCCAAGAGAGCTACAGCAACGGAGCTACTCCATGACAAGTACTTTAATGAAGAACCTCTTCCTGTTCCGGTTTCAGAGTTGCACGTTCCTCTGAACAGAAAGGGAGAAGACGAAAACTCCCCGTGGCATGATTACAATTACATGGGTTCTGATTCTGACCTGGAGGACTTTGGCCCTGTGAATATCACAAAAACTGGTACTGGTTTCTCCATACAGTTTCCATGA